Proteins co-encoded in one Hymenobacter swuensis DY53 genomic window:
- the recA gene encoding recombinase RecA yields MAATTEKAEKAEKTASNPQAEKLKALQLTLDKLDKSYGKGTVMKLSDNKVMDIEVISTGSLGLDIALGVGGLPKGRVVEIYGPESSGKTTLTMHCIAEAQKKGGIAAFIDAEHAFDPLYAKKLGIDTANLLIAQPDNGEQALEIADQLISSGAIDIIVIDSVAALVPKGELEGDMGDSKVGLHARLMSQALRKLTGTINKTGCCCIFINQLREKIGVMFGSPETTTGGNALKFYASVRLDIRRIGQIKEDKDNITGNRTKVKVVKNKVAPPFKVIEFDILYGEGISKVGEILDLGVDMGIIAKSGSWFSYEGNRLGQGREGVKTVLLDNPELADKIEAQIRAKVKGAPEEALAAIPEDHTTDEDEDDDL; encoded by the coding sequence ATGGCAGCAACCACTGAAAAGGCTGAGAAAGCGGAAAAAACCGCCTCTAACCCCCAGGCCGAGAAACTCAAAGCCCTTCAGCTTACCCTCGATAAGCTAGATAAGAGCTACGGCAAAGGTACCGTGATGAAGCTCAGCGACAACAAGGTGATGGACATTGAAGTCATCAGCACCGGCTCGTTAGGGCTGGATATTGCGCTGGGTGTGGGTGGTCTGCCTAAGGGCCGCGTAGTGGAAATCTACGGCCCGGAATCGTCGGGTAAAACGACCCTCACGATGCACTGCATTGCTGAGGCGCAGAAAAAGGGGGGTATTGCCGCCTTCATTGATGCCGAGCACGCCTTCGATCCGCTGTACGCCAAGAAACTCGGTATCGACACAGCCAACCTGCTCATCGCCCAGCCCGACAATGGCGAGCAGGCGCTGGAAATTGCCGACCAGCTGATTTCCTCCGGCGCCATCGACATCATTGTGATTGACTCCGTAGCCGCTCTGGTACCGAAAGGCGAGTTGGAAGGCGACATGGGCGACTCGAAAGTGGGTCTGCATGCCCGCCTCATGAGCCAGGCCCTGCGGAAGCTCACCGGCACCATCAATAAAACCGGCTGCTGCTGCATCTTTATCAACCAGCTGCGCGAGAAAATCGGGGTGATGTTCGGTTCACCCGAAACCACTACCGGTGGTAACGCCCTGAAATTCTACGCTTCGGTTCGCCTGGATATCCGCCGCATTGGCCAGATCAAGGAGGACAAAGACAATATCACCGGTAACCGCACTAAGGTGAAGGTGGTGAAGAACAAGGTAGCACCGCCTTTCAAAGTCATTGAATTCGACATCCTGTATGGCGAAGGCATTTCCAAAGTGGGTGAAATTCTGGACTTGGGCGTGGACATGGGCATCATTGCCAAATCGGGCTCCTGGTTCTCTTACGAAGGCAACCGCCTGGGTCAGGGCCGCGAAGGCGTGAAAACCGTCCTGCTCGACAACCCGGAGCTGGCTGATAAAATCGAAGCCCAGATTCGGGCTAAGGTGAAAGGTGCCCCCGAGGAAGCCTTGGCTGCTATTCCCGAGGACCACACCACCGACGAAGACGAGGACGACGACCTGTAA